The following proteins are co-located in the Toxotes jaculatrix isolate fToxJac2 chromosome 9, fToxJac2.pri, whole genome shotgun sequence genome:
- the cep295 gene encoding centrosomal protein of 295 kDa isoform X1, whose amino-acid sequence MKRKVAKLRLSPNEEARLIREEHERRRKLRIQQVREQQRLIAQQIRQAVEQRRQHELDQLAEELRQDWERQQREKLVSLQRLYQESLQLLGQGHSSAKDKEPDWAAIAQREEDNRAKAEERYREALKELKSQRLKDHERQSQAINARKKALQVEKDRSAKVASLPPPPPNPTQNIDFKKPHVVKISDVSAFAATHYHMLESTVDREVDTQQLNAHEEAELEVRRVQDLQREEKRRKEEQLEKARLRGKQALRREQLVQDRERLLVELEHMQQTDLLRRRQQVSQMPPQIFQPLYKRQEVREDFQREMEFAFEDMYTGERRVKGDLVVQLVPEALPALSTGSQDQELDVTLDEITTPGTENTQHDAEQEAASTEQGTFAQAEPSKPAPRRALKKLLDRIRSQRNQWTEHNSHVPAADSPTVITDQIPERDTTIETGSLTSVEKDKPTPIELPEPAHSPPALETTAQSTVADTLLPDALANRSQEFEEEQKKRRETQQQAVLLQELEEQKAKLEQMLLEAQQERENLKAAVTQEVPVNQPHTPVHDQHVAPISPGLAAELEPPAGEDDHTRRIREYQQRLLEQNRIHQRSVEVARQRLEEYQQALRMRYTMTSMSLLPAVMPPGVSHPPLHSTQSVYLPAPLQLPTIPAVPSYIHNQPQTSLEVPTRESETPASPPHLPGSSFSVGSKLLPDEVESCWNSPSIQRPDVTAWLTDSIMERVTEHLPERVRPSSLTTEPLPYKLCTTHHSPSIPLQPGSDMVQAISPSITDGAPLVPGHVAAKPGTLLRGSLQTGSLSSRGDDMEMQRRELQEQREAVVLQRRQQEEERQRREEEMEQMRWQKETLQGLIHTDTQRAPEADREVLVSEDIGQTRVRLLASLLRALEESNGGTLSRLEETQEKDGFSQQPPFSSAETDPFAQTSAAAGPAPVSVLPSGFPPAPRAAKPPVTRVRLGIMEMTEQHELSAIQEVDTPVSPSQVTGPEDIARVPSHTVDWDRQQESDSSVASDRTMQTPSVSSDGKRTSERPTCSGTSSERSSQLILREKLLLGAGTSPESSEPDSVLRIISPLSSDSGRGADFSGPAITSCRFPIECPHRPPDSDCLSSTTISTGSYITTDPEQNLNTDKSPPVRCYEEQEQRAELSDVSSPSGQSSCIKNSLAAGHPGVEHLFNDSSIQHIIDRYTRELNISLSTAGRTTDSEGSCVEEPGSSVSQQSVVRASERRLEDAGSAGRQCPPSDTAGMQTGGLERNQTACPIMEYFSGEDLSQDEDPEQDSFRPLIGQLADQSSCLAAGQRDSAMEQLVGKPSAHSSMIGQLPGLPVSVSLDQGGWDSTLSRMIGRLSHLSSSHWLSGGQDFYAGQLMGQTALEQATTWLDEGQEESPMRPLVGELDNDQHSRVSGESTHVDFAVSAEAFSPSCPALPPEASSHSATAPGMSPYPEDQILQNQTSSMNLGPERTEVFLGSDSFHPLLAEVTHNETADPSMTFHLLKHRVPNSPEGEPASGEHSVSTPPVDSEASPECLRTEKPALHESSQCLSHESVLMLEDTMRTDVELTAVNLSNLTMCDDTPAVGTHTQSARGAALRNHISKRPGDSVSFSDLCAEDLESEQGSNLRSDIPVSDKILEAASEKGILEQSEITLVSLTDTTLQDQETTVTEEEGVWEDKHPDGAREEGQKSQETQESESTLLPVEMLEDKDQTRPVMFLEFQWGPNRGLQEVNQQKYRALLQRSSCRVENIKAKGAVAKIQPEIQAPPEAREKSKAEESQPVSLNDPRLKKVDEVKIDISEMHQRTQRLYEQLEEVKHQKTIRSRQEAYAKNRLKAKEFHQKTLQKLRAKRTRQ is encoded by the exons ATGAAGAGAAAAGTGGCCAAATTAAGACTGAGCCCCAACGAAGAGGCCCGGTTAATAAGAGAGGAGcatgaaaggaggagaaaactACGAATACAACAG GTTCGGGAGCAGCAGCGGCTCATTGCGCAGCAGATCCGCCAGGCGGTGGAGCAGAGGCGGCAGCATGAGCTGGATCAgctggcagaggagctgagGCAGGACTGGGAGCGACAACAGAGGGAGAAACTTGTCTCGCTGCAGAGGTTATACCAGGAGAGCCTCCAGCTTCTCGGTCAGGGACACAGCAGTGCAAAAGATAAG GAACCCGACTGGGCTGCCATAGCTCAGAGGGAGGAAGACAATCGTGCCAAAGCAGAGGAGCGCTATCGAGAAGCCCTGAAGGAGCTGAAATCACAGAGGCTTAAAGACCATGAGAGGCAAAGCCA AGCCATCAATGCCAGGAAGAAGGCACTACAGGTAGAAAAGGATAGATCAGCAAAAGTGGCCAGCCTGCCACCACCTCCCCCGAATCCCACTCAG AACATTGATTTCAAGAAGCCACATGTAGTAAAGATATCTGATGTGAGTGCCTTTGCTGCTACGCATTACCACATGCTCGAGAGCACCGTGGACAGAGAGGTAGACACTCAGCAG CTTAATGCCCATGAGGAAGCTGAGCTAGAGGTGAGGAGAGTGCAGGACCTacaaagggaggaaaagaggaggaaagaagagcagcTTGAAAAGGCTCGTCTCAGAGGGAAGCAGGCTCTGAGGAGGGAGCAGCTTGTGCAG GATCGTGAGCGCTTGCTTGTTGAACTGGAGCACATGCAGCAGACGGacctgctgaggaggagacagCAGGTGTCACAGATGCCTCCTCAGATCTTCCAGCCTCTCTATAAGCGACAGGAGGTGAGGGAAGACTTCCAGAGGGAGATGGAGTTTGCCTTTGAGGACATGTACACCGGAGAGAGGA GGGTGAAAGGTGACCTGGTGGTCCAGCTTGTCCCCGAGGCTCTGCCAGCTCTGTCCACAGGCAGCCAGGACCAAGAGCTGGACGTCACACTGGATGAAATCACCACACCgggaacagaaaacacacaacatgacgCTGAGCAAGAAGCTGCAAGCACTGAGCAAGGAACATTTGCTCAAG CTGAACCCTCCAAACCTGCACCTAGACGGGCGCTGAAGAAACTCCTGGATCGAATCAGGAGCCAGAGGAACCAGTGGACTGAGCACAACAGTCATGTCCCTGCAGCTGATTCACCAACCGTGATCACAGATCAGATCCCAGAGCGGGACACAACCATCGAGACAGGCTCTCTGACCAGTGTAGAGAAGGACAAGCCGACCCCCATCGAGCTCCCTGAGCCTGCCCACTCACCACCAG CTTTGGAAACAACGGCGCAGTCTACTGTGGCAGATACTCTACTTCCTGATGCACTCGCAAATAGAAGCCAAGAATTtgaagaagaacaaaagaaaagg AGGGAGACGCAGCAGCAGGCGGTTTTGCTCCAGGAGCTTGAAGAGCAGAAGGCCAAACTGGAGCAGATGCTGCTTGAGGctcagcaggagagagaaaatctGAAGGCAGCTGTGACCCAGGAGGTGCCTGTTAACCAACCACACACTCCTGTCCATGATCAGCACGTTGCCCCCATCAGCCCTGGTCTAGCCGCTGAG CTGGAGCCTCCTGCAGGTGAAGATGATCACACCAGGAGGATCAGAGAATACCAACAACGGCTGCTGGAACAAAACAG aattcaCCAGAGGTCAGTGGAAGTGGCTCGCCAGCGCCTCGAGGAATACCAGCAGGCTCTGCGAATGCGTTACACCATGACCTCCATGTCGTTGCTGCCCGCTGTCATGCCTCCAGGTGTCAGTCACCCACCTCTGCACAGTACTCAGTCTGTGTATCTTCCAGCTCCTCTACAACTCCCTACAATTCCTGCAGTGCCATCATATATCCACAATCAACCACAAACCTCTTTGGAAGTTCCCACAAGAGAGTCTGAAACGCCTGCTTCACCTCCACATCTTCCTGGCTCCAGTTTCAGCGTTGGCTCCAAGTTGCTTCCAGATGAAGTGGAATCTTGTTGGAATAGTCCCAGCATCCAGAGACCAGATGTGACTGCCTGGCTGACTGACAGCATAATGGAGAGAGTAACAGAGCACCTTCCAGAGAGAGTGAGACCCTCCTCGCTCACCACAGAGCCACTGCCGTACAAGCTGTGCACAACACATCACTCACCCTCCATCCCACTCCAGCCAGGCTCTGACATGGTCCAAGCCATTAGCCCGAGCATCACGGACGGTGCACCTCTGGTTCCAGGCCATGTGGCAGCTAAGCCTGGGACTTTGCTACGTGGCTCCCTGCAGACGGGGTCCCTGAGCTCCAGAGGGGATGACATGGAGATGCAGAGGCGtgagctgcaggagcagagggaggcagTGGTGCTGCAGCGGAGGCagcaagaagaggagaggcagagacgggaagaggagatggagcagATGAGGTGGCAAAAGGAGACGTTGCAGGGTCtgattcacactgacacacag CGGGCTCCAGAGGCTGACCGTGAAGTGCTGGTTTCAGAGGACATTGGTCAGACTCGCGTCAGATTACTCGCATCCCTGCTGAGAGCTCTAGAAGAGTCTAATGGAGGAACTTTATCACGCTTAGAAGAGACTCAGGAGAAAGATGGCTTCTCTCAACAACCACCATTTAGCAGTGCAGAGACAG aTCCCTTCGCTCAGACCAGTGCAGCAGCTGGACCTGCCCCGGTGTCAGTCCTCCCCTCAGGATTTCCCCCTGCTCCTCGAGCAGCGAAGCCCCCGGTGACCCGTGTCAGGCTGGGAATCATGGAGATGACTGAACAACATGAGCTCAGTGCTATTCAGGAGGTTGACACGCCAGTCAGCCCCAGCCAAGTCACAG gccCTGAAGATATTGCGAGGGTGCCATCACACACTGTGGACTGGGATCGGCAGCAGGAATCCGATTCGTCTGTGGCCTCTGACAGGACTATGCAGACACCCTCAGTGTCCAGCGATGGGAAGAGGACTTCTGAAAGACCAACCTGCTCTGGGACCAGCTCAGAGAGATCCAGCCAGCTCATCTTGAGAGAGAAACTGCTGCTGGGGGCAGGAACATCTCCAGAATCTTCAGAGCCTG ATTCAGTCCTGAGAATAATCTCACCTctttcctctgactctgggagAGGAGCCGACTTCTCTGGTCCTGCAATCACAAGCTGCAGATTCCCCATAGAG tgtcctCACAGGCCTCCGGACTCCGACTGCCTCtcatccaccaccatctccaccGGCAGCTACATCACCACTGATCCTGAGCAGAACTTAAACACCG ATAAATCTCCACCTGTCAGATGTTATGAGGAACAAGAACAAAGAGCAGAGTTATCCGACGTGTCCTCTCCATCTGGTCAAAGCTCCTGCATTAAGAACAGCTTGGCTGCAGGCCACCCCGGTGTAGAGCATCTGTTTAATGACAGCAGCATCCAGCACATTAtagacagatacacaagggagCTTAACATCTCCCTCAGCACTGCTGGGAGAACCACAG ACAGTGAAGGCTCATGTGTGGAGGAACCTGGATCTTCAGTGTCTCAGCAGTCTGTGGTTCGAGCCTCAGAGAGGAGACTGGAGGACGCAGGGTCTGCAGGTCGTCAGTGTCCTCCCTCAGACACAGCGGGGATGCAGACAGGTGGCCTG GAAAGGAACCAAACAGCCTGTCCAATCATGGAGTACTTCTCAGGTGAGGACCTGTCACAGGATGAGGACCCAGAGCAGGACTCTTTCAGGCCTCTGATTGGCCAGCTGGCAGACCAGTCATCCTGTCTTGCTGCTGGCCAGAGGGACTCAGCCATGGAGCAGCTGGTCGGTAAGCCGTCGGCTCACTCGTCCATGATTGGTCAGCTTCCAGGTCTGCCGGTTTCCGTGAGCTTGGACCAAGGTGGATGGGATTCCACTCTGAGTCGGATGATTGGTCGACTCTCCCATCTGTCCAGCTCTCATTGGCTGAGTGGTGGGCAGGACTTTTATGCGGGTCAGCTGATGGGTCAGACAGCTCTGGAGCAAGCAACCACATGGTTGGATGAAGGTCAGGAGGAGAGCCCAATGAGACCTCTGGTTGGGGAGCTGGATAATGATCAGCACAGTAGAGTCTCAG GTGAAAGTACCCACGTGGATTTTGCTGTCTCCGCTGAGGCTTTTTCGCCGTCATGTCCAGCATTGCCCCCTGAAGCTTCTTCACACAGTGCCACTGCCCCGGGTATGAGTCCATATCCAGAGGACCAGATACTGCAGAACCAAACCAGTTCAATGAATCTGGGCCCTGAGAGGACTGAAG tttttctgggCTCAGACTCATTTCACCCGCTGCTGGCTGAGGTCACCCACAACGAAACAGCCGACCCCTCCATGACCTTTCACCTGCTCAAGCACAGAGTGCCTAACTCTCCTGAAGGAGAGCCAGCCAGTGGGGAGCACAGTGTTTCCACACCTCCTGTTGACTCTGAAGCATCACCTGAGTGCCTTCGAACTGAGAAGCCTGCCTTACATGAGTCCTCCCAGTGCCTGTCTCATGAATCTGTCCTCATGTTGGAAGACACCATGAGGACAGATGTGGAGCTAACAGCTGTGAATCTGTCAAATCTAACTATGTGTGATGATACACCTGCTGtgggcacgcacacacagtcagccAGAGGGGCGGCACTAAGGAACCACATTTCTAAAAGGCCTGGAGACTCGGTTTCATTCAGTGACCTCTGTGCCGAAGACCTGGAGTCTGAGCAGGGCTCAAACCTGAGGAGTGATATCCCCGTCTCAGATAAGATATTG GAAGCAGCCAGTGAGAAGGGGATCCTGGAGCAGTCAGAGATAACACTGGTGAGCTTGACAGACACCACACTGCAGGACCAAGAGACAACCGTCACTGAGGAAGAGGGGGTTTGGGAAGACAAACATCCAGATGGGGCGAGGGAGGAAGGACAGAAAAGCCAAGAGACGCAG GAGTCAGAATCCACATTGTTACCAGTGGAGATGCTTGAGGACAAGGACCAAACGCGTCCAG TGATGTTCCTGGAGTTTCAGTGGGGACCTAACAGAGGCCTGCAGGAGGTTAACCAGCAGAAGTACAGAGCTCTGCTCCAGAGATCatcctgcagggtggaaaacATCAAGGCTAAAGGAGCTGTTGCCAAGATTCAGCCTGAGATTCAAGCTCCACCTGAGGCCAGAGAGAAGTCAAAAGCGGAGGAGTCTCAACCAGTCAGCT TGAATGATCCCAGGCTGAAAAAGGTGGATGAGGTGAAGATCGACATTTCCGAGATGCACCAGAGAACTCAGAG actgtacgagcagctggaggaggtgaAGCATCAGAAAACGATCAGGAGCAGACAGGAAGCATATGcgaaaaacagactgaaagccAAGGAGTTCCACCAg AAAACCTTACAGAAGCTTCGTGCCAAGCGGACTCGGCAGTGA
- the cep295 gene encoding centrosomal protein of 295 kDa isoform X2: MKRKVAKLRLSPNEEARLIREEHERRRKLRIQQVREQQRLIAQQIRQAVEQRRQHELDQLAEELRQDWERQQREKLVSLQRLYQESLQLLGQGHSSAKDKEPDWAAIAQREEDNRAKAEERYREALKELKSQRLKDHERQSQAINARKKALQVEKDRSAKVASLPPPPPNPTQNIDFKKPHVVKISDVSAFAATHYHMLESTVDREVDTQQLNAHEEAELEVRRVQDLQREEKRRKEEQLEKARLRGKQALRREQLVQDRERLLVELEHMQQTDLLRRRQQVSQMPPQIFQPLYKRQEVREDFQREMEFAFEDMYTGERRVKGDLVVQLVPEALPALSTGSQDQELDVTLDEITTPGTENTQHDAEQEAASTEQGTFAQAEPSKPAPRRALKKLLDRIRSQRNQWTEHNSHVPAADSPTVITDQIPERDTTIETGSLTSVEKDKPTPIELPEPAHSPPALETTAQSTVADTLLPDALANRSQEFEEEQKKRRETQQQAVLLQELEEQKAKLEQMLLEAQQERENLKAAVTQEVPVNQPHTPVHDQHVAPISPGLAAELEPPAGEDDHTRRIREYQQRLLEQNRIHQRSVEVARQRLEEYQQALRMRYTMTSMSLLPAVMPPGVSHPPLHSTQSVYLPAPLQLPTIPAVPSYIHNQPQTSLEVPTRESETPASPPHLPGSSFSVGSKLLPDEVESCWNSPSIQRPDVTAWLTDSIMERVTEHLPERVRPSSLTTEPLPYKLCTTHHSPSIPLQPGSDMVQAISPSITDGAPLVPGHVAAKPGTLLRGSLQTGSLSSRGDDMEMQRRELQEQREAVVLQRRQQEEERQRREEEMEQMRWQKETLQGLIHTDTQRAPEADREVLVSEDIGQTRVRLLASLLRALEESNGGTLSRLEETQEKDGFSQQPPFSSAETDPFAQTSAAAGPAPVSVLPSGFPPAPRAAKPPVTRVRLGIMEMTEQHELSAIQEVDTPVSPSQVTGPEDIARVPSHTVDWDRQQESDSSVASDRTMQTPSVSSDGKRTSERPTCSGTSSERSSQLILREKLLLGAGTSPESSEPDSVLRIISPLSSDSGRGADFSGPAITSCRFPIECPHRPPDSDCLSSTTISTGSYITTDPEQNLNTDKSPPVRCYEEQEQRAELSDVSSPSGQSSCIKNSLAAGHPGVEHLFNDSSIQHIIDRYTRELNISLSTAGRTTDSEGSCVEEPGSSVSQQSVVRASERRLEDAGSAGRQCPPSDTAGMQTGGLERNQTACPIMEYFSGESTHVDFAVSAEAFSPSCPALPPEASSHSATAPGMSPYPEDQILQNQTSSMNLGPERTEVFLGSDSFHPLLAEVTHNETADPSMTFHLLKHRVPNSPEGEPASGEHSVSTPPVDSEASPECLRTEKPALHESSQCLSHESVLMLEDTMRTDVELTAVNLSNLTMCDDTPAVGTHTQSARGAALRNHISKRPGDSVSFSDLCAEDLESEQGSNLRSDIPVSDKILEAASEKGILEQSEITLVSLTDTTLQDQETTVTEEEGVWEDKHPDGAREEGQKSQETQESESTLLPVEMLEDKDQTRPVMFLEFQWGPNRGLQEVNQQKYRALLQRSSCRVENIKAKGAVAKIQPEIQAPPEAREKSKAEESQPVSLNDPRLKKVDEVKIDISEMHQRTQRLYEQLEEVKHQKTIRSRQEAYAKNRLKAKEFHQKTLQKLRAKRTRQ; this comes from the exons ATGAAGAGAAAAGTGGCCAAATTAAGACTGAGCCCCAACGAAGAGGCCCGGTTAATAAGAGAGGAGcatgaaaggaggagaaaactACGAATACAACAG GTTCGGGAGCAGCAGCGGCTCATTGCGCAGCAGATCCGCCAGGCGGTGGAGCAGAGGCGGCAGCATGAGCTGGATCAgctggcagaggagctgagGCAGGACTGGGAGCGACAACAGAGGGAGAAACTTGTCTCGCTGCAGAGGTTATACCAGGAGAGCCTCCAGCTTCTCGGTCAGGGACACAGCAGTGCAAAAGATAAG GAACCCGACTGGGCTGCCATAGCTCAGAGGGAGGAAGACAATCGTGCCAAAGCAGAGGAGCGCTATCGAGAAGCCCTGAAGGAGCTGAAATCACAGAGGCTTAAAGACCATGAGAGGCAAAGCCA AGCCATCAATGCCAGGAAGAAGGCACTACAGGTAGAAAAGGATAGATCAGCAAAAGTGGCCAGCCTGCCACCACCTCCCCCGAATCCCACTCAG AACATTGATTTCAAGAAGCCACATGTAGTAAAGATATCTGATGTGAGTGCCTTTGCTGCTACGCATTACCACATGCTCGAGAGCACCGTGGACAGAGAGGTAGACACTCAGCAG CTTAATGCCCATGAGGAAGCTGAGCTAGAGGTGAGGAGAGTGCAGGACCTacaaagggaggaaaagaggaggaaagaagagcagcTTGAAAAGGCTCGTCTCAGAGGGAAGCAGGCTCTGAGGAGGGAGCAGCTTGTGCAG GATCGTGAGCGCTTGCTTGTTGAACTGGAGCACATGCAGCAGACGGacctgctgaggaggagacagCAGGTGTCACAGATGCCTCCTCAGATCTTCCAGCCTCTCTATAAGCGACAGGAGGTGAGGGAAGACTTCCAGAGGGAGATGGAGTTTGCCTTTGAGGACATGTACACCGGAGAGAGGA GGGTGAAAGGTGACCTGGTGGTCCAGCTTGTCCCCGAGGCTCTGCCAGCTCTGTCCACAGGCAGCCAGGACCAAGAGCTGGACGTCACACTGGATGAAATCACCACACCgggaacagaaaacacacaacatgacgCTGAGCAAGAAGCTGCAAGCACTGAGCAAGGAACATTTGCTCAAG CTGAACCCTCCAAACCTGCACCTAGACGGGCGCTGAAGAAACTCCTGGATCGAATCAGGAGCCAGAGGAACCAGTGGACTGAGCACAACAGTCATGTCCCTGCAGCTGATTCACCAACCGTGATCACAGATCAGATCCCAGAGCGGGACACAACCATCGAGACAGGCTCTCTGACCAGTGTAGAGAAGGACAAGCCGACCCCCATCGAGCTCCCTGAGCCTGCCCACTCACCACCAG CTTTGGAAACAACGGCGCAGTCTACTGTGGCAGATACTCTACTTCCTGATGCACTCGCAAATAGAAGCCAAGAATTtgaagaagaacaaaagaaaagg AGGGAGACGCAGCAGCAGGCGGTTTTGCTCCAGGAGCTTGAAGAGCAGAAGGCCAAACTGGAGCAGATGCTGCTTGAGGctcagcaggagagagaaaatctGAAGGCAGCTGTGACCCAGGAGGTGCCTGTTAACCAACCACACACTCCTGTCCATGATCAGCACGTTGCCCCCATCAGCCCTGGTCTAGCCGCTGAG CTGGAGCCTCCTGCAGGTGAAGATGATCACACCAGGAGGATCAGAGAATACCAACAACGGCTGCTGGAACAAAACAG aattcaCCAGAGGTCAGTGGAAGTGGCTCGCCAGCGCCTCGAGGAATACCAGCAGGCTCTGCGAATGCGTTACACCATGACCTCCATGTCGTTGCTGCCCGCTGTCATGCCTCCAGGTGTCAGTCACCCACCTCTGCACAGTACTCAGTCTGTGTATCTTCCAGCTCCTCTACAACTCCCTACAATTCCTGCAGTGCCATCATATATCCACAATCAACCACAAACCTCTTTGGAAGTTCCCACAAGAGAGTCTGAAACGCCTGCTTCACCTCCACATCTTCCTGGCTCCAGTTTCAGCGTTGGCTCCAAGTTGCTTCCAGATGAAGTGGAATCTTGTTGGAATAGTCCCAGCATCCAGAGACCAGATGTGACTGCCTGGCTGACTGACAGCATAATGGAGAGAGTAACAGAGCACCTTCCAGAGAGAGTGAGACCCTCCTCGCTCACCACAGAGCCACTGCCGTACAAGCTGTGCACAACACATCACTCACCCTCCATCCCACTCCAGCCAGGCTCTGACATGGTCCAAGCCATTAGCCCGAGCATCACGGACGGTGCACCTCTGGTTCCAGGCCATGTGGCAGCTAAGCCTGGGACTTTGCTACGTGGCTCCCTGCAGACGGGGTCCCTGAGCTCCAGAGGGGATGACATGGAGATGCAGAGGCGtgagctgcaggagcagagggaggcagTGGTGCTGCAGCGGAGGCagcaagaagaggagaggcagagacgggaagaggagatggagcagATGAGGTGGCAAAAGGAGACGTTGCAGGGTCtgattcacactgacacacag CGGGCTCCAGAGGCTGACCGTGAAGTGCTGGTTTCAGAGGACATTGGTCAGACTCGCGTCAGATTACTCGCATCCCTGCTGAGAGCTCTAGAAGAGTCTAATGGAGGAACTTTATCACGCTTAGAAGAGACTCAGGAGAAAGATGGCTTCTCTCAACAACCACCATTTAGCAGTGCAGAGACAG aTCCCTTCGCTCAGACCAGTGCAGCAGCTGGACCTGCCCCGGTGTCAGTCCTCCCCTCAGGATTTCCCCCTGCTCCTCGAGCAGCGAAGCCCCCGGTGACCCGTGTCAGGCTGGGAATCATGGAGATGACTGAACAACATGAGCTCAGTGCTATTCAGGAGGTTGACACGCCAGTCAGCCCCAGCCAAGTCACAG gccCTGAAGATATTGCGAGGGTGCCATCACACACTGTGGACTGGGATCGGCAGCAGGAATCCGATTCGTCTGTGGCCTCTGACAGGACTATGCAGACACCCTCAGTGTCCAGCGATGGGAAGAGGACTTCTGAAAGACCAACCTGCTCTGGGACCAGCTCAGAGAGATCCAGCCAGCTCATCTTGAGAGAGAAACTGCTGCTGGGGGCAGGAACATCTCCAGAATCTTCAGAGCCTG ATTCAGTCCTGAGAATAATCTCACCTctttcctctgactctgggagAGGAGCCGACTTCTCTGGTCCTGCAATCACAAGCTGCAGATTCCCCATAGAG tgtcctCACAGGCCTCCGGACTCCGACTGCCTCtcatccaccaccatctccaccGGCAGCTACATCACCACTGATCCTGAGCAGAACTTAAACACCG ATAAATCTCCACCTGTCAGATGTTATGAGGAACAAGAACAAAGAGCAGAGTTATCCGACGTGTCCTCTCCATCTGGTCAAAGCTCCTGCATTAAGAACAGCTTGGCTGCAGGCCACCCCGGTGTAGAGCATCTGTTTAATGACAGCAGCATCCAGCACATTAtagacagatacacaagggagCTTAACATCTCCCTCAGCACTGCTGGGAGAACCACAG ACAGTGAAGGCTCATGTGTGGAGGAACCTGGATCTTCAGTGTCTCAGCAGTCTGTGGTTCGAGCCTCAGAGAGGAGACTGGAGGACGCAGGGTCTGCAGGTCGTCAGTGTCCTCCCTCAGACACAGCGGGGATGCAGACAGGTGGCCTG GAAAGGAACCAAACAGCCTGTCCAATCATGGAGTACTTCTCAG GTGAAAGTACCCACGTGGATTTTGCTGTCTCCGCTGAGGCTTTTTCGCCGTCATGTCCAGCATTGCCCCCTGAAGCTTCTTCACACAGTGCCACTGCCCCGGGTATGAGTCCATATCCAGAGGACCAGATACTGCAGAACCAAACCAGTTCAATGAATCTGGGCCCTGAGAGGACTGAAG tttttctgggCTCAGACTCATTTCACCCGCTGCTGGCTGAGGTCACCCACAACGAAACAGCCGACCCCTCCATGACCTTTCACCTGCTCAAGCACAGAGTGCCTAACTCTCCTGAAGGAGAGCCAGCCAGTGGGGAGCACAGTGTTTCCACACCTCCTGTTGACTCTGAAGCATCACCTGAGTGCCTTCGAACTGAGAAGCCTGCCTTACATGAGTCCTCCCAGTGCCTGTCTCATGAATCTGTCCTCATGTTGGAAGACACCATGAGGACAGATGTGGAGCTAACAGCTGTGAATCTGTCAAATCTAACTATGTGTGATGATACACCTGCTGtgggcacgcacacacagtcagccAGAGGGGCGGCACTAAGGAACCACATTTCTAAAAGGCCTGGAGACTCGGTTTCATTCAGTGACCTCTGTGCCGAAGACCTGGAGTCTGAGCAGGGCTCAAACCTGAGGAGTGATATCCCCGTCTCAGATAAGATATTG GAAGCAGCCAGTGAGAAGGGGATCCTGGAGCAGTCAGAGATAACACTGGTGAGCTTGACAGACACCACACTGCAGGACCAAGAGACAACCGTCACTGAGGAAGAGGGGGTTTGGGAAGACAAACATCCAGATGGGGCGAGGGAGGAAGGACAGAAAAGCCAAGAGACGCAG GAGTCAGAATCCACATTGTTACCAGTGGAGATGCTTGAGGACAAGGACCAAACGCGTCCAG TGATGTTCCTGGAGTTTCAGTGGGGACCTAACAGAGGCCTGCAGGAGGTTAACCAGCAGAAGTACAGAGCTCTGCTCCAGAGATCatcctgcagggtggaaaacATCAAGGCTAAAGGAGCTGTTGCCAAGATTCAGCCTGAGATTCAAGCTCCACCTGAGGCCAGAGAGAAGTCAAAAGCGGAGGAGTCTCAACCAGTCAGCT TGAATGATCCCAGGCTGAAAAAGGTGGATGAGGTGAAGATCGACATTTCCGAGATGCACCAGAGAACTCAGAG actgtacgagcagctggaggaggtgaAGCATCAGAAAACGATCAGGAGCAGACAGGAAGCATATGcgaaaaacagactgaaagccAAGGAGTTCCACCAg AAAACCTTACAGAAGCTTCGTGCCAAGCGGACTCGGCAGTGA